The DNA sequence CGCGCCCAGCCAAGCGCCCGGTCGATGGCATTCGTCGCGACCATCCCCGGCATCAGGGTGTCGTCTATCGCCACTGCAAGACTCCCCTCTTTATGATGAAATACCACCCGGCCAGAAGGATCAGCAGGAAGACCCCCATCTCGACCAGTCCGAACAGGCCGAGGGCTTTGAAGTTGACCGCCCAAGGGTAAAGGAAGGCGATCTCAACGTCAAACACGACGAAGAGGATAGAGACCACATAGAAATGGATCGGAAAGCCCTCCCTGGTAGTGCCGGGCGTCGGCAGATTGCCCGTTTCAAAGGGGAGTTCCTTGGCGGGATTCGTCCGCCGCGGCCCCAGGAGTCGGGTAAGGAGTATGATGATCGCGGTCAAACCGACTGCCGCAATCATCAGGAAGAGAACACCGGTGTAATTAGACACGGATGAGTATGACG is a window from the Calditrichota bacterium genome containing:
- a CDS encoding NADH-quinone oxidoreductase subunit A; amino-acid sequence: MSNYTGVLFLMIAAVGLTAIIILLTRLLGPRRTNPAKELPFETGNLPTPGTTREGFPIHFYVVSILFVVFDVEIAFLYPWAVNFKALGLFGLVEMGVFLLILLAGWYFIIKRGVLQWR